A region from the Lolium perenne isolate Kyuss_39 chromosome 4, Kyuss_2.0, whole genome shotgun sequence genome encodes:
- the LOC139838951 gene encoding uncharacterized protein, translating into MELKIAATGLGWDDAKQTVEYSDTLWNEHLEICNNVERNIKCLHVKFRKRGPKHLDDLYVLFDKAHVIGASAACPGDVSSDESSDDDVVEVRKTDEVKTGKPKANKRRKEEATNEEKDEKSPFFRRYKQTCQKIETGVDKITSFVEASSNSAPNNNVPTIAHAMKLVKECGVQEKTALFHTATLLIVKP; encoded by the exons ATGGAGTTGAAAATCGCAGCCACTGGGCTAGGTTGGGATGATGCAAAACAAACAGTAGAGTATTCTGACACATTGTGGAACGAACATCTTGAG ATTTGCAACAATGTTGAAAGAAATATCAAGTGCCTCCATGTGAAGTTCAGAAAACGTGGACCCAAGCACCTTGATGATCTATATGTGCTTTTTGATAAGGCTCATGTTATTGGAGCTTCTGCGGCATGCCCTGGGGATGTGTCCTCTGATGAATCTAGTGATGATGATGTGGTTGAAGTACGGAAAACTGATGAAGTTAAGACGGGTAAACCAAAAGCAAACAAGAGGCGCAAGGAAGAGGCGACGAATGAAGAGAAAGATGAGAAGAGTCCCTTCTTTCGAAGGTACAAGCAAACATGCCAGAAGATAGAAACTGGGGTCGACAAGATAACCTCCTTCGTTGAAGCATCATCTAATTCTGCTCCAAACAATAACGTCCCCACGATTGCACATGCCATGAAGTTGGTGAAAGAATGTGGTGTTCAAGAAAAAACAGCTCTCTTCCACACAGCCACCTTGCTGATTGTAAAGCCCTAA